Proteins from one Camelina sativa cultivar DH55 chromosome 8, Cs, whole genome shotgun sequence genomic window:
- the LOC104709716 gene encoding receptor-like protein kinase 2, with the protein MSKNRLSGEFPRFGPESNLELSSNEFSGAIPSYFGSAISMLLMSDNNFSGEFPQNFRNLSNLIRLDLHDNKISGDFASLTSLLPSSLEVLSLRNNSLKGSIPEGISNLTRLQVLDLSENNLDGYLPSSIGNLACLIMSPESSSSVMRPWLLFFTDEESFREIKTQDIFSFAVNWKKSRQVLFHRNFYLYTLVDLSMNKLQGEIPASLGNLRSLNVLNLSNNEFSGSIPQSFGDLDKLESLDLSHNNLSGEIPKTLSKLRKLVRGGFPP; encoded by the coding sequence ATGTCAAAGAATAGATTATCAGGTGAATTCCCGAGGTTTGGTCCCGAGTCAAACCTTGAGTTATCTTCCAACGAGTTCTCTGGGGCTATTCCATCTTACTTCGGGAGTGCCATTAGTATGCTCTTAATGAGTGACAACAATTTCAGTGGCGAATTTCCTCAGAACTTCAGAAATCTCTCAAATCTGATCCGTCTTGATCTCCATGACAACAAAATCTCCGGAGATTTCGCGAGTTTAACCTCCCTGTTACCTTCCTCTCTAGAGGTTCTTAGCCTGAGAAACAATTCCCTCAAAGGTTCAATTCCAGAAGGCATATCCAATCTCACAAGGCTTCAGGTCTTGGATCTCTCTGAGAACAATCTTGATGGGTATCTCCCTTCATCTATTGGGAATCTTGCATGCCTGATAATGTCTCCTGAGAGCTCATCGTCGGTTATGCGTCCATGGTTACTCTTTTTTACCGACGAAGAAAGCTTTAGAGAGATCAAAACACAAGATATATTTAGTTTTGCAGTGAACTGGAAGAAATCAAGACAAGTTCTTTTCCATAGAAATTTCTACCTCTATACTCTCGTAGATCTCTCGATGAACAAGCTACAAGGAGAAATCCCAGCTTCTTTAGGCAATCTCAGAAGCCTAAACGTCTTGAACCTCTCCAACAACGAGTTCTCTGGATCAATCCCACAAAGTTTTGGAGATCTTGACAAGTTAGAGAGCTTAGACCTTTCACACAACAACCTCAGTGGAGAAATCCCCAAAACGTTATCCAAGCTAAGAAAGCTTGTTAGGGGTGGATTCCCACCCTAA